One Vitis vinifera cultivar Pinot Noir 40024 chromosome 8, ASM3070453v1 genomic window carries:
- the LOC100258650 gene encoding uncharacterized protein LOC100258650, whose product MALRSLDNALPTTPERPKKQAKVAISIQKQSDFGVNDENKAPLPPTADATIDYISSENLKAMPDPETQITGLTEGLDSKDWAKVCESLNDARRFALYHSALMAPILEKVSLVLVKAMKNPRSALSKTSIMASTDIFNTFGDELL is encoded by the exons ATGGCTCTGAGGTCTCTGGATAATGCTCTCCCAACAACACCAGAAAGGCCCAAAAAGCAAGCGAAAGTTGCAATTTCAATTCAGAAACAGTCTGATTTTGGTGTGAATGATGAGAACAAAGCTCCATTGCCACCAACTGCAGATGCCACCATTGACTACATCTCTTCTGAGAATCTTAAAGCCATGCCTGACCCAGAAACCCAGATAACT GGTTTGACTGAGGGATTGGATTCCAAGGATTGGGCCAAGGTGTGTGAATCTCTGAACGACGCTAGGCGGTTTGCGCTGTATCATTCCGCTTTGATGGCACCGATCTT AGAAAAAGTGTCGTTGGTGCTGGTGAAGGCCATGAAGAACCCTAGAAGTGCTCTGTCCAAGACCTCTATCATGGCTTCAACTGATATCTTCAATACTTTTGGTGATGAGTTGCTTTAG